In one Phycisphaerae bacterium genomic region, the following are encoded:
- a CDS encoding DUF669 domain-containing protein, whose translation MTDHASAFDSSAPSDDAAPVDLSTYDEEYAAAVAADSDEVPDGKYQVRVQTVRVARSQKGDPMIKWDLVVHSGPHANRHIFKNAVITQASLPFVKGDLKTLGLELPRFSDLPAHLETLLDRTLEVTKRTKGEYTNVYFNRAVQVPIGERVSDVDVPF comes from the coding sequence TTTGATTCGTCCGCGCCGAGCGACGACGCGGCCCCCGTTGATCTGTCCACGTACGACGAGGAGTACGCCGCGGCCGTGGCGGCGGACAGCGACGAGGTTCCCGACGGCAAGTACCAGGTGCGCGTGCAGACCGTGCGTGTCGCCCGCAGCCAGAAGGGCGATCCCATGATCAAGTGGGATCTGGTGGTCCATTCCGGCCCGCATGCCAACCGGCACATCTTCAAGAACGCGGTGATCACCCAGGCTTCGCTGCCCTTCGTGAAAGGCGATCTGAAGACGTTGGGTCTGGAGCTGCCCAGGTTCAGCGATCTTCCCGCGCACCTCGAGACGCTGCTGGACCGCACGCTGGAGGTCACCAAGCGCACGAAGGGCGAGTACACGAACGTGTACTTCAACCGCGCCGTCCAGGTGCCCATCGGCGAGCGAGTGTCCGACGTGGACGTGCCCTTCTAA